The segment CGTGAACACATCCACCGTTACACGGTCTGAACCCCCGTTAAACCCCGTTATCCTGAAGCTAACACTTGACACGGTTTACTGGAAAACGGTCCGATTATCTGTTCCGTTCAGTTAGCAGCTGTTAGCTTAGCCCGCTTCAGTCCGGTTTAAACGACCTGCGGCACAAACGGAAACCAGACCGAGTCTCCGTTAACGCAACGGGTCCAGATTCAGACCCGGTCCGTTGAGGGTGACGGATAAAACCcgacattttaaagcaaataacAGTTGTACCGTCGATGCTAACAGCTAACTTTAGCCTGTCTGCTGTCCGTCTCCTCCGTTCCCATAAAGGCATCATGAAACGTGCACACGCTTCGGGCGCGTGTCCGCGCTGTTAGAGGTACATGAACTACTTGAAGCAGACCGGGATCAGACTCGGGGTGGGGGGTGAACTGTCTGCCGGGAGCCTCGGAGCAAGGCACCTATTGGTTATGAGCTCTTTAAGGGTGACGTGTCTGACCAGGTGAGGGGGGAGGCAGGTGACAGGTTTAAACCTGTGActttaataaagtattaaatgCACAGGAGGTGAATTGTCAGTGATCAGCTCGTAATCGTAAATGTTCAGacaactgtctgtgttttactgaagaAAACCTGCAAACATGAAGATTCTCAATGAAGCTGCAGCCTTTGTTTGTGTCACCTATCTCTACAGAAACCTGCTGCATTCGTAAGAAGGTGACTCTGCTTTAAAACGCCTTCGTCTGTTTACACTCAACATAAAGTGTTCATTTTACAAGACTGGGGCATAAATGCAAGACTATTTAGACTATGTCACCAAAAAAACTGCCCCCTTTGTCTGCTGCCTTCCTTCAGCCACTTGCACATCGTAGCGGTCCTTTATGATTGATTTGTCTGATCAATGAGGCTGAATGTAACAGTAATCATCAACAACTGAATTCAGCTTGAATCATGTCATAAactctgtttctcctctagTGAATGTGGGAAAGTCTCACAACAAACAACCCCAGTACCTGGtgtgacaataaaacatttccaacAGAGCCACTCTGTTACACAagaacatatacatataaaatgcTTTGCTGCTGTCATTGGATTGCCCTTCTCTTATATACATAACACACATCATTTCCAATCACGTGTCAGCCTCTATttcaatgtgctgtaaacaaaacactgtgatttCCGTGGTGTACTTTTGTTCCTTGTCCAGGCTCTACACAACCCCCCAACCAGAAACTGAACCGACTATTTTCTCAAATAAGAATACATGCCCACCAtactttctcctgctgtgtgcttcaTGTGTTAACGTACAACTCTGCACAATGTCTGGATCTGACTCTtcagaaaacaaggaaacagaactgaagtaaaaacaggataaataaaagttagaaagataaataaaaatcaggtTGTTTATGAGCTGAGCCTTCAAAACGTGATGTTTGTTTTACCTGAGTGCTTCTTGTGTGCAGATGGCGGAGACAGTAAAGTATGTGGACGACGAACATAAGAGCATCTTCCTGAAGCTACTGAATGAGCAGCGTCTCGAGGGTGAACACTGCGACATCGCCGTAGTGGTCGAAGACGTCAAGTTCCGCGCTCACCGCTGTGTGCTCGCCGCCTGCTCCAACTACTTCAAAAAGCTCTTCAAAAAACACGAGGTACTGCACAAATAATTTAGACATGGTTTAAAACCAGAAGGTACTGTCCAACTACTTCAATGTGTGTGCACTGCGCGAGGACTAGCAGTACCAcctgtgtgtactgtacctgtCCAGGTGGATGAGACTGTATGTACTTTGTGTACCTGTGTAGGTGGATAATTCCTCTGTGATCGAGATAGACTTCATCCGCTCTGACATCTTTGAGGAGGTGCTGAACTACATGTACACAGCAAAAATctcagtgaagaagaaagacgTCAACCTCATGATGTCATCAGGACAGATCCTCGGGATCCGCTTTCTCGACAAGCTCTGCTCCCAGGTAACCACGTCATAGGTGATAAGTTACTGCAGGTGATGACGGTAACAGTACACATTTGAAGACGTGTCGGTGTGTCCTCAGAAACGAGATGTGTCAtctgaagacaaagagaagttTCCCTATGACATCGTGAAGATGGCATTACCACCTGAGGCTCAGCTGGCTGCAGACTCTGAGGTACAGTTAACCAACAGCTGATCAGTATCAATATATGATGCTCTATTGTTACCCTGACCACCGTGTCTGTGTCCAGGTGCTTGGGGAGCACGATGACACACCAACCACAGATGATCTTGTCGACGCATCGGCCAATCAGGAGCTTGATAAGTCTCCAAGTGCAGCTCTGCGTGTCCAGGAAGCAATCCTGAAAGAACTGACCAATGACGATGTCCACAAGGTACACACACGCTCCAGGTGAGTTCACCTGTCTCTTGTCTCCAGATACACTCACCTGTGTATTCTCGCCGGTTTCCCCTCTCCAGGTGAGCTGCTATGACCAGGATGTGGTAACGGAGATGGAGACTGAGCCTAAAGAGCTGGGGGCAGAGCATCACGCAACCCAGACGCTGACGTTTGCGGACAGTATGGGGGAGGTGAAGGACGAGCAGCCGCCTGGTTGGTCTACGGCAACAACGGACATGAAGTTTGAGTACCTACTCTACGGACACCGAGACCAACTCGCCTGCCAGGTGTGTGGCAAGACCTTCCTGGACGAGAGCAGGCTCAGGTATGTTCTTAATGTCACAACTGTACAACACACCTGCTCACACACCTCATAACACCTGTCCCCTGTGTCTGCAGAAAACACGAGAAGCTGCATTCGGCCGAGCGCCCATTTGCCTGTGAGATCTGCACCAAAGCTTTTACTACACATGCTCACCTCAAAGGTAACATGCCACCTGAAACACTCGATCATCTACTTGACGACTACAGACTGCCGCTGTGTGCTCACTGTTTGTCTCCACATTCACCTGTGTGTTCCAGAACACCTGAAGATTCACACAGGCTTTAAACCATACAGGTGTGATGTTTGTGGGAAATCGTTCATTCGAGCTCCAGACCTGAAAAAACATGAACGAGTTCACAGCAATGAGCGGCCATTCGCCTGCCAGATGTGTGACAAggtcacctgtctctctctctctcttacaccTGTTGATGTGTCTCTTTCTCACCTATCTGTCCCTCGCCTGATTGTCTCACTAATCTGTCTCAGCAGGCATTCAAACACAAGTCTCACCTGAAGGACCAcgagaggagacacagaggagagaaaccGTTTGTCTGTTCGTCCTGCACCAAGGCCTTTGCCAAAGTACTGTTGATACTGCTTATAGTATTACTAATGACACCCCTAATAATATTACTTTCTGCAATACAATAGTATTGCTGCTGATACTATTACTCATAGTGCTAACAGTTGATCCAATAGTACTACAGGAACTTGCAGTACTAAAGCTGACAGTACCAGAGGTACTATTGTAATAGTATTGTATGTATTTCAACCCTGAGTTCAGTGTCTGTTTGTACTTTCAGGCGTCAGATCTGAAGCGTCATGAGAACAACATGCACAGtgagaggaagcagctgaaccCACTGCAGAGTGACACGGAGGCTCTGCAGGCGGCCGCCATGGCAGCTGAGGAGCAACATCTGGACTCCATCAGCTGCTCCTAACAGCTGGAGAAGCAAAATCTGGACTCCATCAGCTGCTGCTAACAGCTGGAGGAGCAACATCTGGACTCCATCAGCTGCTCCTAACGGCTGGAGGAGCAACATCTGGACTCCATCAGCTGCTCCTAACGGCTGGAGGAGCAACATCTGGACTCCATCAGCTGCTGCTAACAGCTGAAGGAGCAACATCTGAATTCCCATCAGCTGCTGCTAACAGCTGTAGGAGCAACATCTGGACTCCCATCAGCTGTTGCTaacagctggaggagcagaatGTAGACAGTCTGACCCAGAGTCACTATTAAAGGATTTTCActgtatttgatttatttttaatgcagagTTATAATGAAGTTCTGTTTTGGTGGAATCAGTGAATATGAACTGACTGTAACAGGAACTGATGACCTCAGTGATCATATGATCAACATGTGATAAAAACCTTAACATGGATGACATCTTTGTCATCTATTCTGGCCTCGTGTACAATTTGtaagtttttgtctttttgtataGGACTTGATTTTTGGTCTGAACCTATCTCTGTACAGAAAACAGTGGATtttgtgttgtactgtataaaAGTCTGGTCTGTTCAGTTTAATGAGCAGAGCAGCTGCGTTTTAAAGCACACGTGTGTTTAATTTCACCAGGAGCCCAGAGTGGACGCATTTGCTCACAGGACTCGGtctgagaataaaataaatcagttttaatgaGACATTTCCACCAGGATCAGGTTCAGATCAGTTCACTAGCTCTATAATCAGTGAATTGAAAGTGTAGACATGGGCTATGACCAGCAGGAGGAGACAAAACACTGTCAGCAGGTTCTATGTTTTTAATAAGTGCAACTTCACATCAACCTGAGCAGGATTCAGACAGAGACGGGTTCCAATCTGATCTGTTCACTAACAACAGTTTACAAAATACTGCAGATACAAAGTGTCCTTGTTGGTATCAAACAAGTAGATAAAGATCAGACTGATAGGAAACGGTTAACTGAAGGGATGTTATGACATCTGTTGGTTCCTGTTCCAGTTCACAGGTGGTGAAACACGTTGGAAACCAATGAATGGATGTTGGActggtgagaaaaaaacatgagaTTGTTAAGAGTGGTTAGACAGTTAACGAGGTGAGACAGTCTAGAACTGCCTTGTTCCACCTGAGAAATATCTCCATAGATAGGAAAattcaaagtgatgctgaaaaactagtccatgcatttgttacttccagactggactattgtaattcactattaatagtttgtcccaatagCTCATTAAATAGcgtccagttaatccaaaatgctgcagacagagttcagactggaattaacaagagagatcatatttctcctacattagcttctctccattggctccatGTAAAAcccagaatagagtttaaaacacttctcctcacatataaagcacttaataatgAAACTCCATCATATTTTAAAGActtcatagttccatattttcccagtaGGACACTATAccagtttcttctgttaaagcgagtttttcctctctcctgaCTCCGGATGTGAGACTCCTCTGTGATGTCTTTACTGTGTAAAGTACTTTGAGATGGTTTTTGCTGATATAGCTTGGAAACAGTGGTGGGACACGTGAGACACAATGAATGTTGTTGAGGCAGGAGGGACAGGAGGTGAAACGTAAGACAGGTGGTGGTGAGAAAAACCGTGTCAGGGTTtgatcagccaatcacagcaaGGATTAACTCGGTAAATGTCCAACAGGACCGAGTCTGGATGGAGACGACGCTCACctgagggagagacagagacactttttaatgtcttttgtATCCAGTGAATTTGTTCGTCAGGTTTTAATCTGATTATCAGACTCACAGATGTTTCCTCCGACTTCATACAGACTTGGAACAGGACtgagggacagagagacagacagggagagacagacgggataaatgaaacatttttaatgagagTTCTAACAACACACTGTGCTTTGACCGTTTTAAAGTTCAGGTCCAGGTCATGACCTTGTACagcaacatgtctgtgtgtgtcctcacatGTCCTCTGTGTTACCTGTTCTCACACTGAAAGTGGGCAGTTACGTCTCTGGCCCTTGTCTGTCCGTCAAGTTGTATTGCCATGGAGACCTTTGTGTGCAGGGGAGCGTGGACCCTGATCACACCGTCACACAGATCAGtgacctgcacacagacacacagttgtaACAGGTCTCACCTAGTCTTTGTCTCACCTGGTCCTCTTTCTCACCTATTCTGCGTCTCATCTGGCTCTACGTCTTAACTTGAGCTTAGTTCTCTAGCTCATCTGGTTCTCCACCTGTCCTAGTCCTGGTCTTGGCCTCTGTCTCACCTGGTCCAGATTTTACCTGGTTGTCTGGTGTCACCTGGTCCTGGTTTTGATCTCACCTGGTTCCTGTCATTCTTCTTCCTCAGCAGCCGTCTCTTGGTCTTTTGCAGGCCGAAATGTCTCTGATTGGACACTTGgttcacctgtctcacctgAGACAGCAGGAAGTTGGGCACCTGTCACAGAcagcaggaagtgatgtcacagacAACAAGTCTGAGACGGCGATGTCACAAGGTGAGACGGTGAAGTCACTCACGATCCACAGCAGTTCTTGGTGTGTGATCATGAGCCGGATCAGGTGAGCCCCACCCACagcctcctccatctcctctcgTTGCCGCGCAACAGAGCGCTTGTTGCTGCGGTGTCGGCAGGCGAACAGGTTGGGCGCCATGACCATGGAGACATTCCACAGAGACATCCGATTCTGGTCCTGATGGGAGACTACTTTCCTCAGAAAGACCAACAGGGCCTGTATCCATGGGAACAAGGCCAAGTTCAGCTCAATCCACAGACACAGTTGTTTATTTAAGGTGCTTAATAGAGACTGAGATattaaagaaagagagatttAAGGTGGAAGGAAGACATTCACATATTTAAGGTGGTATGGAAGagatgttttctgttctctgtaATACTCTGACTTTTTTTAGAGACAATATTCTTTGAAGATGTTGGACATGCAACCTGGGTCTGGTTGTTGCCAGTTGGAGATATTTACTCtgagtgtgtctctgtgggCCTCAGGGAGCAGCAGGGATAGCAGCTGCAAAGCCTGGACCTGGTGGACCACAGACTGGATCCCTGCAGAAACAACAGAGGCTGTGAGACTATGAGGACACTTTCCAActctgtgaggacattttgacaCCCTGAAGACCTACCCAGCACAGCACGGTAGGTGGACAGGTGGGTGTGCGTCAGCAGAGGAGTTGGCAGTTCTCTGATAAAGAGTTTCAGCAGACCTGCAGCATCCACCTGTCTCACTGCAGACCAGTCAAAGCCCATACTGCACCTGTCTAACTCTCTACGCAGGTactacagagagacagagaggtcgTCAAAGACAGGTGAAAAAGATGTAGAAAAACAGTGAGCTGCTGTTCCTGTCATTTGAATTAAGAAGCATTCAACAACAGGTCCTCTTAAAGTAAGAGATTAAAACTGTTGTGGTGAAGCTCATGATAAGTCTGCAGGACATGAAAGTCAGTCAGTGAAGGAAACTTGACCTTGTGCATGTGTCACCTTGAGTCTGGCAGCTGATCCTGGTACTCTGAGGATCCCTTCAGTCTGCAGACCGGTCTGCTCTAAAACACATATCAACTGCACACGGACACATATGGACACAGGCGTTACCGCTACAGAGCAAATGACATGACCTGAGACACAAAACTGAGCTGAACCAGAACTTCCAGGTTCTGGTCCAGGAGTGAGCAGACTTCCCATTCAGAACCCCATTGATATTTCTTATGATTCTAGTAACAAAAAGTTGAGCTTCGGAACAGAAACGTTATTGTCTTCATATTTTGTGActgagtttgtgtgttcagaTCAGGATGatagtttaataaaaaacaatcagacATCCTTGTTAAATCAGCATTTGTGGTTTTTATGTCTCCCACTTAAACACAAGCAAGCAGAAACTAAATATAGAAAACCTGAATCAGGGCTGGACTGAGCCTCCAGACAGCTGCCCTGAGGTCAGTTTTCTTACAGCAGCTGATCTGAtctaaattaaactttatttaacttgaTTCATCACAGGAATGTTCAGCTGTTAGCTcgttagcttagcacaaagctAGACATCAACTGGTAATTCTGTAGATTTTGCTGCACGTTTTGTTTGTGTAGAATAATTAAGATctgatacaaaacacaaaaaatgacacGTTTGTTCCATCTCATATTTTAGTACTAACATGATGAAATTCTGCAGTTGTAACTATTTAccaaaaattattttagtttaatcaTTGTTTTATGATGAAGTCATTTCTGTAGAGAAGTTGAATCACACAACTTTACATAGAAAAATCCATAATAAACACTTAagtacaataataaatgaaataaatcaggctatataaacaacaacaacaatcaaatACTAAAATTAAGATTGAAAAAAAACTTCTGCagaagttttaatttaattaattaattaaattttcatTAAATTATGATTTTAGACTGTGGATGACTTCGGATTGATTGATTCATATagattatttaacatttaacccCAAAATTATTTACAACTCAACTAAAAGATGTaaaacaggcagagacagacagacatgttgtTCACCTTTTGGAAAACTATGGGAACTTTGATCTCTGGAAACTTCTTCCTGTCATTTTCCAACAGAGAGTCCAGAGGAACACCGAACACACCAGTGTCTGAGACAAACACAGGTGgacagaaattaaattaaatgcatcaTTAAATGTTTCAATTCATGTCACTTTgattaaatataaacaatattttcTCCACACAACATGAGCAGATGTGGATTTAACTTACACTGGATGCTGTGACTGAGGAGAAATTATTGCTTTCTCTGACAGGCTGTGCAGAGCATTTACACTTTACCATAGGTGGTCATCCCACCACCCATCCAATCAGCAGCCTGCTCTACCTGACACTTGATTAGGTTAAAGTGATGTGAAAATAAGGCGCACCTCGGGTTCTGCGACGTGGTGGCCGGGAGCGCTTGGTTTGGACACCTAGAGCGAGCAGAAACGTGGAGAGCTCGATGTGGGAGATGAAGCCGAGCCGGGTGAGATCACACGATGACAGGTCATCTGCACAGGTGAGACCCTGAGAGTGTGGGGCAGGTAGGAactacattcacacacacacacacacacacacacacacacacacacacacacacacacacacacacacacacacacacacaggattttATGTTCTGACCAGTTAATACAATTTGCATTAAAAATCTGAATCTCTGAGACTGAGAGTCGTAAGTCAGGATTTCATCATCTCTGATGCCTCCCAAGAACAAAAACTCCACAAATCTACCTGGAAATatacaaaacttttttttttttatttgctttccaGGTAAGTTTGTGGGGTTTTTGAAGATGTACAAAACTTCAGGGTGATCATTGTACATTGAACATCCAACTGGAGTTGTTCGTGGACCATTCAGTTGCTTAGTctaaaattcaataaatatatagttttcATTATGGTTCAACTTTACACCCCAAAGCATTATGGGAGCCATAGTTAAGACGTGAAACTCACCGGTGTGTCACTGTTGTCATGTCCATGGACATATAGGCAGTCCCAACAAGTTCCACGCTGTTTGTGCTCAGCAATGCCTTCTGAGTACGGACTGTCTcgcagcagccaatcagcttGTCTCGCTTGGGTGTCAGGTGGCGAGCGTGagtgaggaggggagggggtgaGCGCTGGGGAGGGTGTGTTTGTTGGAGAGCGTGTTGGAGATGACAGATGTTCAGGTAGTTGATCTTCAAAAAGAAACGTGGGCAGAGTCGGTCGagctggaaacacaaacagctacTTATTTAGTCATTCagcagtggttttgtttctgttcacctGTCTGAGCAGTAACCATCTGAAGGACCTCAAATACCTCCTAACAGACCAACAGAACCTAGAACCACAAGAACCAGGAAAAGCACCACTTCTAAGAAACTTCTATAACAATTAAAAGAACAGTAAAATCCATAAAGAACATCTAGAACCAGCACAAGAACTACTAGAatcacattaaatacaaataaaaccacCTGGAACACTAGAAGTAACCACTGGCTGTGTAGTTGTAACTGATGGACTCATGTTGACCtacaaagtgttttgtttttgcaccatCTCTATTTCAGGAAGTCTAAACCCATTtcatattacatatattaaCACTGAATTCTTTCTTGAGACCAgctccacagtgttttcatccATTGTGCCATCTGCTACTTTGCCAAATGGGGAATGTAAGGGATGTCACGCTGCACTGTACGTTGGATATAGGCCATACAACTGAAACTGATAGTGTGTTCAGTGTAGCATGATACTAACGATCTAAAGGTAGATCATGAAGACATTTGAATCGTTCACAATCTAATATCACCATATTGCACACGCCAACTGAAAAGGGTCAGAAGCGCCTATACATGACTGCTCAATGTATTCACTTTGGTAGCCTCTAGACCTAAAGGACAAATAAAACCACCAAGGACCATCAACACCACATCCATAGCATTCTGACCCTCCTTACCCACAgatgagcagacagacaggtacctctgtgtgtgtttttgcggATAGTTTTAGTGGAGGTGTGGTATCGACTTGGTGCTGATTCGGCCCGTTGAGAGGGTGGGGAAGGACTCCTGTCTTCTGGGTCCTGGTCGggctgaaacagagaaaatgctgAGTCATGAAGATTATCcataaaaaaacagctatttttacatttctttttgttaaatCGCTGCTTTGTCCTTTAAATGCGACATTTTtacttaacatttaactttttgtaAAATTCCGACTGTAtgttgtaatatatatattttttcatacatattccaaataactaattaattacaatattgtttatgtttcatttgTCGTCATTATTTATTCTTGTAATTCATTGTTTTATCTCGCTACGACAGACTCACTCTGcacacagcaaagcagcagcatcagagcacAGAGTATGGACAGAGCTCACTTGTTGGATGCTTGGATAACCACAGAAGTCTCTGTTCTTCCTCCTATTCCCTCTGGATTTGAACAAagtgtggatttatttgtttttgctgggGTGGTCGAGCAAACCAGTGTGTTGGTGTCTGTATATGTTTCAACCTGGATTCATTTCAGGAGTGAAGCTCAAAGACAGATTCATTCTGAATGTCTAACTTAAACCTGGCTCTCATTCAAAGTTAGTTACTGGGTTAGCCTCAGCTGCACAGTGACAC is part of the Anabas testudineus chromosome 2, fAnaTes1.2, whole genome shotgun sequence genome and harbors:
- the zbtb14 gene encoding zinc finger and BTB domain-containing protein 14 isoform X1, which translates into the protein MKLQPLFVSPISTETCCIRKKMAETVKYVDDEHKSIFLKLLNEQRLEGEHCDIAVVVEDVKFRAHRCVLAACSNYFKKLFKKHEVDNSSVIEIDFIRSDIFEEVLNYMYTAKISVKKKDVNLMMSSGQILGIRFLDKLCSQKRDVSSEDKEKFPYDIVKMALPPEAQLAADSEVLGEHDDTPTTDDLVDASANQELDKSPSAALRVQEAILKELTNDDVHKVSCYDQDVVTEMETEPKELGAEHHATQTLTFADSMGEVKDEQPPGWSTATTDMKFEYLLYGHRDQLACQVCGKTFLDESRLRKHEKLHSAERPFACEICTKAFTTHAHLKEHLKIHTGFKPYRCDVCGKSFIRAPDLKKHERVHSNERPFACQMCDKAFKHKSHLKDHERRHRGEKPFVCSSCTKAFAKASDLKRHENNMHSERKQLNPLQSDTEALQAAAMAAEEQHLDSISCS
- the zbtb14 gene encoding zinc finger and BTB domain-containing protein 14 isoform X2 — encoded protein: MAETVKYVDDEHKSIFLKLLNEQRLEGEHCDIAVVVEDVKFRAHRCVLAACSNYFKKLFKKHEVDNSSVIEIDFIRSDIFEEVLNYMYTAKISVKKKDVNLMMSSGQILGIRFLDKLCSQKRDVSSEDKEKFPYDIVKMALPPEAQLAADSEVLGEHDDTPTTDDLVDASANQELDKSPSAALRVQEAILKELTNDDVHKVSCYDQDVVTEMETEPKELGAEHHATQTLTFADSMGEVKDEQPPGWSTATTDMKFEYLLYGHRDQLACQVCGKTFLDESRLRKHEKLHSAERPFACEICTKAFTTHAHLKEHLKIHTGFKPYRCDVCGKSFIRAPDLKKHERVHSNERPFACQMCDKAFKHKSHLKDHERRHRGEKPFVCSSCTKAFAKASDLKRHENNMHSERKQLNPLQSDTEALQAAAMAAEEQHLDSISCS
- the arhgap28 gene encoding rho GTPase-activating protein 28 translates to MLSSPPTTASSSNPPTPHTVTSDPRHVGMETYWREVHSIEEEKEGEEEEDDDEEKKSIDEVEMEEAWLMEAGLSSLVTGSSEEQQEPLAAEAVLSTLTRQQSATVKRRLDNYNETLRKRNRQPVRDVRDIFTQPDQDPEDRSPSPPSQRAESAPSRYHTSTKTIRKNTHRARPTLPTFLFEDQLPEHLSSPTRSPTNTPSPALTPSPPHSRSPPDTQARQADWLLRDSPYSEGIAEHKQRGTCWDCLYVHGHDNSDTPGLTCADDLSSCDLTRLGFISHIELSTFLLALGVQTKRSRPPRRRTRDTGVFGVPLDSLLENDRKKFPEIKVPIVFQKLICVLEQTGLQTEGILRVPGSAARLKYLRRELDRCSMGFDWSAVRQVDAAGLLKLFIRELPTPLLTHTHLSTYRAVLGIQSVVHQVQALQLLSLLLPEAHRDTLRALLVFLRKVVSHQDQNRMSLWNVSMVMAPNLFACRHRSNKRSVARQREEMEEAVGGAHLIRLMITHQELLWIVPNFLLSQVRQVNQVSNQRHFGLQKTKRRLLRKKNDRNQVTDLCDGVIRVHAPLHTKVSMAIQLDGQTRARDVTAHFQCENSPVPSLYEVGGNICERRLHPDSVLLDIYRVNPCCDWLIKP